In one window of Haloimpatiens sp. FM7315 DNA:
- a CDS encoding S16 family serine protease — MGQVNGLSVIDGEYFKFGKPIRITCSCYSGSGNVFDVQKESNLSGNIHGKSVNILKGFISSLFGGYDGLPVDFHLSFEQLYGYLEGDSASIAEVVAMISSLSKIPIKQNIAVTGSIDQLGRVQPIGGVNEKIEGFFKVCKELDEIKDKGVIIPESNMDNLVLCSDVEKAILEEEFSIYTVENIFDVLQILLEKDEEEISFVIEKEFKKYTKGKKTK, encoded by the coding sequence GTGGGCCAGGTAAATGGACTTTCTGTAATTGACGGTGAGTATTTTAAATTTGGAAAACCTATAAGAATTACTTGTTCCTGTTATAGTGGTAGTGGAAATGTTTTCGATGTTCAAAAGGAAAGTAATTTAAGTGGAAATATTCATGGAAAATCAGTAAACATTTTAAAGGGTTTTATAAGTAGTTTATTTGGTGGCTATGATGGATTACCTGTGGATTTTCATTTGAGTTTTGAGCAGCTATATGGGTATCTTGAGGGAGATAGCGCCTCTATTGCTGAAGTTGTGGCTATGATTTCTTCTTTGTCTAAAATTCCTATAAAGCAAAATATAGCGGTAACGGGTTCGATAGATCAGTTAGGAAGAGTTCAACCAATTGGTGGGGTAAATGAGAAAATAGAAGGATTTTTTAAAGTATGTAAAGAGTTAGATGAGATAAAGGATAAAGGGGTAATAATACCAGAATCTAACATGGATAATTTAGTTTTATGTTCTGATGTTGAAAAAGCTATATTAGAAGAAGAATTTTCTATATATACTGTAGAAAATATTTTCGATGTACTTCAAATTCTATTAGAAAAAGATGAAGAGGAAATTTCTTTCGTTATAGAA